The Stenotrophomonas sp. ASS1 genome segment CATCCTGGCCAGAAAGCTGGCCAGGATCGCCTGGGGTGTCTTCAAAAGCGGCCGGGACTTCGATCCGGCCATGCTGAAGGTGGGTCAAGCCTGCTTCCAGCAGGCTTGACCACGAACATAGGATCTCGACTCTACAAGGAGCGCGGGCGGCCATACGCCGCCGATGGGTGACGTGACGTCGCCGACCTGTTAACTTGCGCGCCACTTTCTTGGTTTACAGCATTCCCGCATGTCGCTCTCGCCGTACCGCCCCACCCCGTCGCTGCTGTTCCTGGCCGTTTCCCTCTGCCTCTCCTCCACCGCCGCTGCGGCCCCGCAGGCCACCACGCTGGATGCCGTGCAGGTCACCGCCGCTGCCGATGCCAGCGCGCAGGCGCGCGCGGCGCTGAAGCGCGTGCCCGGCGCCAGCAATGTCATCGACGTGGCCAAGGCCGACAGCCGCTTGTCCAGCAGTGCCGATGTGCTGGCCTATCAACCGGGCATCAGCGCGCAGTCGCCGGGCAACGAGGGCACCAAGATCTCGATCCGTGGCTCGGGCATCAACCGGGGCCCGGGCGCGCACGCCTCGGGCATTGCGGTGTCGATCGACGGTCTGCCACTGACCGGCCCGGGCGGCACGCCCTACGAGCTGCTGGAACCGCTGTGGCTGTCGCGCGTGGAAGTCCTGCGCGGCGCCAACGGCTTCGAGCGCGGCGCGCTGGCGCTGGGCGGTGCCATCGACTACGTCAGCCGCAGCGGTCGTGATTCGGCGGGCCTGCAGCTGCACTACGAAGCCGGCAGCCGTGGCTACCAGAAGCGCGGCATCAGCTGGGGCGGCGTCAGTGGTGATGTCGACTACTTCCTGGCCTACACCGATACCGAATTCGACGGTTACCAGCGCCATGCGCGCGGCGACGGCAAGGGCGCGATGGCCAACATCGGCTGGCAGATCACGCCCGATCTGCAGACGCGCTTCTTCGTGCGCTACCGCGAGACCAATCACGAAACGCCCGGTCGCCTGACCCGCGATCAGATCCGCAACGATCCGCGTGCCGCGAATGCCGCCAACCTGGCCATCGATGCACGTCGCCCGCAGCCCGGCAGCACGTGGGTGGGCAATGTCACCACGCTGCAGATCGATGAGGACTCCTCGCTGCAGGCCGGGCTGGTCTACCACAAGTATCCGATGGACTTGAACGAGAGCCTGTACCGCCAGCAGCTGGACTACGCCAACGTCAACGCCACGTTGGACTACCGCCACCGCCACCGGCTGTTCGGACTGGACAGCGAAACCACGGTCGGCCTGCGCGTCACCCACGATCTGGACGCCGATGTGCGCGAGTCGCTGCGTTTTGCCAGCAACGGCTATGCCGCCGACACGCGCACACGTGACTTCCGCCACCACGGCACCGACAGCACCCTGCACGTCAGCAACACCCTCTCCTTCAATGACCGCCTGCGCATGCAGACCGGGCTGGCGCTGATCAACACCCGCCGCGATGTGCAGGTAACCTGGCCGAGCAGCGGCGGCCGCCTGCGCGACCACGACTGGGACTACGCGCCGCGACTGGGCTTCACCTGGCAGCACAGCGCCCAGACCCAGTGGTTCGGCAACCTCAGCCGCTCGGTGGAAGCACCGCACCCGTGGTCGATGATCTGGGGCTCGAACCAGTACTTCGGGCCGGGCAATGGCCCGTCCACCGGACGCCAGCGCACGCCGGTGCCGATGCAGAACCAGACCGCCACCACGCTGGAACTGGGCGCGCGCGGTGACGCGGCGCTGGGTCGTTGGGAGCTGACCGGTTACTACGCGCACGTGAACCACGAACTGCTGAGCGTCGAACTGCAACCGGTGCCGAACCTGTTCATCGCCGAGAACAACGCCAGCCCCACCGTGCACCGCGGCATCGAAGCGGGGCTGGACAGCACGCTGTGGCAGGCTGCACCGGGCCGCGTGTCGCTGCGCCAGGCGTACACCTTCAGCGACTTCCGCTATCGCCACGATGCGCGTTTCGGCAGCAACCGCCTGCCCGGCCTGCCGCGCCACGCCTACCAGGCCGAGCTGCGCTTCGATCACGCGTCCGGCCTGTACGCTGCGCTCAATACCGAATACGCCTCGCGCATCGCCGTCGACTACGCCAACAGCTACTGGGCCGGCAGCCATGTGATCTTCGGCAGCCGCATCGGCTACGACGCACCCGGCGGTCGCTGGCAGGCCTGGGCGGAGATGCGCAACATCGGCAACCGCCACTACGCCGCCACGGTCACGCCAGGCTACAACGATGCCGGCAAGGATATTGCCCGCTCGACGCCGGGCGAAGGCCGTGGCATCTACGCTGGTGTGCGTTTGCGCTTTGACTGATGACCGCAGGCGGCGCCGGGTGTGATCCAGCGCCGCCGTTTCAATGTCAGCTGATGCGCCACGCCGGCAGGCGCTCGCTGCGTTTCCAGATGGAAGGCGCGAAGCCGATCAGCACCATCGCCGCCAGCCACTTCGGTGAGGTAGTGAGCAGTGTCGATGTGAGCGAGCCATCGACGGGGGCAGCCATTTCCTGCCACGGGTTGTAGCCCAGGTAGACGATGCTGCCAGCCCACCACAGCAACGCCACACCGAAACCCACCAACAGCAGGGCCAGCGTTCGGCAGGTCCAGCGCTGCGAGGTGGTACCCCATTCGCGGGATACCGCCACCAGCAGGCCCACCACCAGCAGCGAAATCAGGGCTACCAGGCCGATATCGACCTTGGGCCCAATACGCTCATAAGTGCAGGCGCGGCATTGCGCCTCTTCCGTAGCGGTGGTGGTGGCATTTTCGGTGATGTCGGCCTGCCCGGCTGCGGGCTGCGCGAGTGCTGCAAACGGCAACAACACCGCCAGCAGCACCATCATGGTCCAACGAAACAACGTCCTGTTGCGGTGTGCAGCGACATCCATGCGCTCTTCCTCGTCAGTGGTGGTTGACAGCCGGCCACATACCTTGGCCTTGGCGCGGATCATAGCGCAGGGTAGGCCAGGAGCGAAAAACCGAGCTCGGCCATCCACATACGCCGCTACAGCTCGTGGAGCATGGGGGCTCAAGAGCCTGATGCAGCATGCAGACATCCTTGCCGGGCACGCGCGGGTGGTGTTGCGCGGATTCGACCCCGGTCGGGGCCGCTGTCCAGACTAGGGGCCTATGCCATCGATCCTCAGCTGCGGTCGATGATCCGCACGATGCGACCGTCCTCAAAAGCGAACTCGCTGCGTCCCTGCAGGGCCAGTTCCGTGCCCGCACTGGGACCATCGGGAATGTCCTGCGCGAACACGCCACGCCAGCCGATCCTGGCCAGCGCCATGCCATCCTCGAAGGTCAACTCGAGCAACCGCTGCTCGCGCTCGCGGAACAACGGCGCCGATTGCCGTGCCAGTTCGCCGAAGGCATCGATGCCTTCGGTGACCATCGTCAGCTGGCTGCCGCTGTGGTTCTCGAATCGCACGTTATGCGCCAGCACCGCCAGCATGGCGTCGATGTCGAAGCGGTTGTAGGCCTGCAGGTAGTGCTCAATCAGGTGGCGGCAGTGCGATTCGTCCATGGCGGCGTCCAGTCAGGGCCTGCGCCGAGTCTCCCGCGACCGTGCCGCCGGATCAAGGCCGCGCGGCGGCTTTCAACAACTGCGCGGCCACCTGGTCGAACGGGGCGATGTCCTGCAGAGCGCGGCACATCGCCACCGCACCTTCCACGCTGGCGATCACCAGACTGGCCAGCCCACCTGCGGCGGCCGGATCGTGTCCGTCGGCGACGAACGCTGCGGCCAGATGGCCCTGCCAGCGTGCGAATACCTCTGCAGCTGCCGCGCGCGGCTGGCTGTGCACCGCGTCAACCGGCTCCTCCACCGCAGCGGCCAACACCGGGCAGCCGGCGCGGAAATCCGTGCGCAGCAGGCGCTCGCGCCACATCGTCAGGAACTGCTGCAGGCCCTGCACCGCCCCGCCCTTCAGCAGCTCCACCAACAACGCTTCGACCTTGTCGCCGGCCATATGGGTGGCACGCGCCAACAGCTCCTGCTTGCCGCCGGGAAAGTGGTGATAGGTGGAGCCCAGCGGTGCCTCGGCCAGCTTGGTGACCTCACGGATGCTGGTGGCATTGAGACCCACGCGCGCCAGCATCTGTGCCGCAGCATCAATCACGCGTTGTGGCGCATCAGAGGGACGCGGGCTCACGGGAGGCTCCTTGCCAGGACAGTCGTCATAGATTAGCGTACCGGCGATTCTATAACAGTCGTCATAACCATGAATCTCTGGTTCCGCCTGCTCCACCTGCTCCTGTGCAGCCTGTTCCGGCCCAAGCTGGAGGCCCCGTTCGGGGTCTCGCGGCTGCAGTTCCGGGTACTGCCCAATGACCTGGACAGCAACCTGCACATGACCAACGGCCGCTACTGGAACATCTTCGACCTGGGCCGGCTGGACCTGATCCTGCGCATGGGCCTGGGCCGGGTGGCGCTGCGCGAGAAGTGGGCACCGATCGTCGGCGCCGGCACCATCCAGTTCCGCCGCGAACTCAAGCCATTCCAGCGCTTCACCCTGGAAACGCGACTGGTCGGCTGGGTCGGTTCGCGCGGCATCATGGAGCAGCGCGTGCTGATCGGTACCGAGCAGAAGATCGCCACGCGCGCGCTGCTGGTCACCGGTATCTACGACCGCCGCGCGCGGCAGTTCCTGGGCATGCCGAAGATGATGGAATCGATCGGCGTGGTCGCCCCGCCGTCGCCGCCGCTCAGTGCGGCCGCCGAGGCGCTGCTGGCTGCCGATGCGGCATTGAAGCAGGACGACGCCTGAGGCGCGTCAGCCCACCTTCGGCATGTTCTTGGTCACGCAATGGATGCCGCCACCGCCGCCTGCGATGGCATCGATATCCACCTGCTCGATCACGCGGCCGGGATACATGTCTTCCAGTAGTTCGCGGCAGAATCCATCGGCTTCGTCGTCTCCGAACTGCGGCGCGACCACTGCGCCGTTGATCGGCAGGTAGTTGATGTAGCCCATCGCCAGATCGTCGTTGTCGCGCGTATGCACGTTGTCGCGCCCGTCCTGCGGCGGCGGCAGCGTATGCACCTGCAGGCGACGGCCATCGTCATCGGTGGCCCCGCGCAGGATCCGCAGATGCTCGCGGGTCAGGTCGTAATCGTAGGACTCCGGATCGTTGTCCAGATTGGCGATCACCACGCCCGGGCGTACGAAGCGCGCATAGAAGTCCACGTGCGCATCGGTGATGTCCTTGCCGGCGATGCCGGGCAGCCAGATCACCTTGCGCAGGCCCAGGTGATGCTCCAGCTCGGCCTCGATATCCGCGCGCGACCAGTCCGGATTGCGGTTGCGGTTGACCCAGCAGCTTTCGGTGAGGATGGCCGTGCCATGGCCATCGACTTCGATGCCACCGCCCTCGCCCACCAGATCGCTTTCCAGCAGCGTCGCGCCAGTCACCTGCGCCAGCCACGGCGCCACCGCGCCATCGTTGCGCGCGCTCTGCTTGCCGCCCCAGCCATTGAAGTTGAAGTCGACCAGGCCCAGCCCGCCCTGGCCATCGGTGACGAAGCACCCACCATAGTCGCGCACCCAGATGTCATCCAGCGGCACCTCGAGGAACTCGATGTTGTCGCGGCCACAGCGATCCTGCGCCTGCTTCAACTGCGCCGGGCGGCACAGCACGCTGACCGGCTGGTGGCGCGCGATGGTACGGGCCAACCGCGCCACGGCGGTGTTCACCGCATCGGCTTGCGCGCCCCACACCCGCGGCTGCGCGGCGAAGGCAAGGAACACGCGTTCCTGTGGGCCATGTTCATCGGGCATGCGCCAGGTGGCTGCGCCCGGCGCCGCCGCAGCCACGCGACCCGGCAGCCCGGCCAGGCCCAGAGCGGCCAGGCCACCAAGACCGGCGGCGCCCGCCAGTTGGGTGAGGAAGTGACGACGGTTGCTCATGACAGGCTCCAGGGCCGGTGTGGGATGGGCGCTATGCTGCGCTTGCCTATACATAAGAACAAACGATAGATTCAGCCATCAATTGAACAGTTCTACTTATCTGAAATGCTCAAGCACTGGCCACCACTGAACGCCCTGCGGGGTTTCGAGGCTGCGGCCCGGCTGGGCAGTTTCCACCGTGCGGCGGAGGAACTGCACCTGACCCAGTCGGCCATCAGCCAGCAGATCCGGGGCCTGGAAGCGTCGCTGCAGCAGCCGTTGTTCTTCCGGCAGGGCCGCAGCGTCACCCTCACCGATGCCGGCATCGACCTGCTGGAAACAACGCAGGCGCTGCTGCGGCAGCTGGCCAGCGGCATCCGCCGGCTCGATCAGTACCGCAAGCCCAATCAACTGATCGTCAACGCCAGCCCGGCCTTCGCCCGCCATTGGCTGGTGCCACGCCTGGCCGGGTTCCACCGCCTGCATCCCGACGCCGACCTATGGCTGCTGACCAGCGAGGAAGCACCAGACATGACCACGCAGACGCTGGACGTGTCGGTGCGTGATGACCTCGACTCACAGGCGCAGTGCCAGCACCGCGTGCTGCTGCAGGACCGTCTCTATCCAGCCTGCCATCCGGCCCTGCTCGCCACACCGGCGCACGAACGCCTCACCCTGCATGGCGAGCGCGAGATGGACTGGAGCCAATGGCAGGTGCAGGGTGGCGCCGATGTCGGCCAGCGCCGCGAGGGAATGAATTTCTCCGAGCCCGGGCAGTTGCTGGATGCCGCGTGCCAAGGGCTGGGTATCGCACTGGTCAGCGAGCTGCTGAGCGCGCGTGCCTGCGAACAAGGCCTGCTGCAAGCCCTGGATGATGCACGCGTGCGCGGCCCGCGCTGGAGCTGGCTGGTGCATGAGGACAGCGCGGCCGATCCGCTAGTGATCAGTTTCTGTGAGTGGTTGCTGGCGAGTCTGCCCGCAGAAGCTACTTCTGCTGCAGCGCGCGCTTGACCGCCGACTCGGCCAACGGCGCCATCACCGCATAGCCCTTCGCCGTAGGATGCACGCCGTCCTCCGCCAACTGCGGGTCCAGTCCGCCGATCGCATTGGCCATCGGCGTGTAGTAGTCCAGATAGACCAGCTGCTGTGCATCGGCATAGCGCTTCAATGCCGTGTTCAATGCACGCACCTTGGGCGCAGGTGCTGTGCCCGGCAGCCACGGGTAATCGCTGACCGGCAGCACTGATGCCAGCACTACGGCGATGCCATGTGCACGGGCCAGGTTCACCATCGCGTGCAGGTTGTCTTCGATCATCGCCTGCGTGGACGGGCCGGTGTTGCCTGCAATGTCGTTGGTGCCGGCCAGGATCACCACCACCTGTGGCTTCAGTGCCAGCACGTCCTGCGGGAAACGCACCAGCATCTGCGCCGTGGTCTGGCCGCTGATGCCGCGGTTGAGCCAGCCCTTGCCGGGGAAGAAACCGGCACTGCCCTCCCTGCCCCAGCCCTCGGTGATGGAGTCACCGAAGAACACCACGCGCGGCTGGCCGGGCACCGCATCAGGTAGGCGCGCATTGGCATCACGATAGCGTTGCAGCTCCGGCCAATCGGCCAGGCGCTGCTGCATGAAGCGCACTTCGTCGGGGCGTAGCTGGTCGATGGGCGTCTGCAGTAGCGGGTTGACTGCGACGGCCTCAGCGGCGCCCAGCGGAGAAGCCAACGCGAGGCCCAACGTCACGACAGTGGCAGTGGCAAGCTCAACAGGTCCACGCATGCGGGTACTCCTGAAATCATCTTCAGCAGTCTAACGCCCCACCCTGTGCTCAGCGTGCAGCCGTACGCGCCGCCACACCCGTGACTTTCGCCGGCATCCACATACCCGGCGTCCAGCCGCTGGCGGCCAGGATCGCCTTCGGGTTGTCCTGCTGGATCAGCGCACGCACCGCGTCACGCTTGTTCTTGGCCTGCAGGTAATAGGCCTTGGCGATGCGGTATCCCACCCAGTACCCGAGGTCATAGGGCTCCTGCGAACCGGGCTTGTAGTTGTACAGCCACGGCGACAGATCGGTGCTGTCCAGATCCAGCGCGAATGCGCTTTCGATATGCACTTCCCGACCACGGGTCCAGGCCGCATGGCGCCCGTTGCCGACGTTGCCGGAAATCAGTTCGGCGATGAACTCAGCAATGCCCTCGCCCAACGAAACACGCAGCACCGTCGCATGCGGGTCGCCCGGCTCGAAGTCGGTCAGGCCGGTCTGCTGGATGTGCACGTACTCGTGCGCGATCACATGCACGAAGCGGTCCTGCACATTGGGATTCATGAAATCGGCTGCGCACAGCGCTTCCAGGCCGATGATCACGCCGCTTTTCGAGGTCAACCCTACCGGACGACCACGGCCGACGGCGATGGTCACCGGCGGAAACGCAGCCTGCGGATAGATGGCCTGCAGGTTGGAAAACACCTGCGTCAGACGTTGTTTCACCGCCGGCAGTTCGGCCAGGCAGCTTCGCCCCTGCACATACAGCTCCGGCTGGCTGGCGATGGACTCGGCAATGCGCTCGGGGGTGACCCGGCGCGCCTTGGCCAGCTCGGCCAGGCCCGCCGAACCCTCGGCCATGTAGCCACGCAACTGCGCAACGCTGGGTTTGCCACCTGCGTTGTCGTACAGCGCGTAGAAACGGCTGACATCGTCAGTGACAATCTGCGGCCCGGCCGGTGCCGCCGCCGTGGCCATGCCAACCACCCCGGCACAGGCCAGGGCCAACAGGCCGCGCAGGATCATGGACATCGCTCCGTCCTTGGTGGAGTGCATGCGAAGCGCGCAATCTATCACTCCGGCCCGGCCGCCGCAGCAAGCAGATGCGGGCACCCCGGCGCTGTGCCAGACTCGCGTTGGCACCTGCCACGGAAGATAGAGCACCCCGCGATGATGATCGTTCCCGCCTACTGGGCTGAAGCCCGCCTGCAGGCCCGTTTCCGTGGCCGGCCGGTGGTGGTGCGCCGCTTCGGCTGGTCCGACGAAGGCCCTGCCGAGGCGCAGGTGCACGCCGACCGCCGCGCCAATGAAGCCCTCAATGCCATCCTCGCCGGACAGGTGCTGCCGCGTCGCGAAGTGCGCAGCAACTACGGCGTGGAAGGCGTGCCGATCCGCGAGCAGATCGTGCAGCGCGACGGCGACGTCGTCATCACCCGCAACAGCTATGGCGCACTGTGCCTCAACAGCCCGGACGTACTGTTCGCCGACATCGACCATGCGCAGCCGCCAGCCGGCTGCGTTATGCCGGCCATCGTTGCGGCGGTCGTGCTGCTTGCCAGCGCCGTCACCGGCACGCTGCTGTGGCATTGGCTGGTGGGACTGGTGCTGGGCGTGGCGGCGGTGGTTCTGGTCAATGCGGCATTGCTGATGCGCCGCAGGCAGCGGCTGGCCGCCGCCGGGGGCGCCGAGGGGTTGGCGCTGCGACGCGTGGAAGCCTTCAGCGAACAACACCCCCACTGGCATCTGCGCGCCTACCGGACGCCCGCGGGACTGCGCGTACTGGCGATGCATGCCACGTTCTCCCCGGAGGACGAGCAGCTGCAGGCATTCTTCAAGGCACTGGGCACCGATACCCTGTACGCGCGCATGTGCCGGCTGCAGCATTGCTTCCGTGCGCGACTGACACCGAAGCCGTGGCGCGTCGGCCTGAAGTACCGCATCCGCCCGCCAGTGGCCGCGTGGTCATCCGAACAGGCCAACAACCCGGATCGATTGGCCTGGATTGCCGAGTACGAAAAGAAGAGCGCCGGCTTCGCAGCCTGCGCTTATCTACGCAGTTTCGGCGATACCACCCGGGTGCATGCCAAGGCCGAGCACGTGCGCGACCTGCATGACGGGTTATCCCACGCGCAGGACCGCCTACCGCTGGCGTGAGGG includes the following:
- a CDS encoding TonB-dependent receptor produces the protein MSLSPYRPTPSLLFLAVSLCLSSTAAAAPQATTLDAVQVTAAADASAQARAALKRVPGASNVIDVAKADSRLSSSADVLAYQPGISAQSPGNEGTKISIRGSGINRGPGAHASGIAVSIDGLPLTGPGGTPYELLEPLWLSRVEVLRGANGFERGALALGGAIDYVSRSGRDSAGLQLHYEAGSRGYQKRGISWGGVSGDVDYFLAYTDTEFDGYQRHARGDGKGAMANIGWQITPDLQTRFFVRYRETNHETPGRLTRDQIRNDPRAANAANLAIDARRPQPGSTWVGNVTTLQIDEDSSLQAGLVYHKYPMDLNESLYRQQLDYANVNATLDYRHRHRLFGLDSETTVGLRVTHDLDADVRESLRFASNGYAADTRTRDFRHHGTDSTLHVSNTLSFNDRLRMQTGLALINTRRDVQVTWPSSGGRLRDHDWDYAPRLGFTWQHSAQTQWFGNLSRSVEAPHPWSMIWGSNQYFGPGNGPSTGRQRTPVPMQNQTATTLELGARGDAALGRWELTGYYAHVNHELLSVELQPVPNLFIAENNASPTVHRGIEAGLDSTLWQAAPGRVSLRQAYTFSDFRYRHDARFGSNRLPGLPRHAYQAELRFDHASGLYAALNTEYASRIAVDYANSYWAGSHVIFGSRIGYDAPGGRWQAWAEMRNIGNRHYAATVTPGYNDAGKDIARSTPGEGRGIYAGVRLRFD
- a CDS encoding nuclear transport factor 2 family protein, yielding MDESHCRHLIEHYLQAYNRFDIDAMLAVLAHNVRFENHSGSQLTMVTEGIDAFGELARQSAPLFREREQRLLELTFEDGMALARIGWRGVFAQDIPDGPSAGTELALQGRSEFAFEDGRIVRIIDRS
- a CDS encoding TetR/AcrR family transcriptional regulator, coding for MSPRPSDAPQRVIDAAAQMLARVGLNATSIREVTKLAEAPLGSTYHHFPGGKQELLARATHMAGDKVEALLVELLKGGAVQGLQQFLTMWRERLLRTDFRAGCPVLAAAVEEPVDAVHSQPRAAAAEVFARWQGHLAAAFVADGHDPAAAGGLASLVIASVEGAVAMCRALQDIAPFDQVAAQLLKAAARP
- a CDS encoding thioesterase family protein, whose product is MNLWFRLLHLLLCSLFRPKLEAPFGVSRLQFRVLPNDLDSNLHMTNGRYWNIFDLGRLDLILRMGLGRVALREKWAPIVGAGTIQFRRELKPFQRFTLETRLVGWVGSRGIMEQRVLIGTEQKIATRALLVTGIYDRRARQFLGMPKMMESIGVVAPPSPPLSAAAEALLAADAALKQDDA
- a CDS encoding agmatine deiminase family protein, which codes for MSNRRHFLTQLAGAAGLGGLAALGLAGLPGRVAAAAPGAATWRMPDEHGPQERVFLAFAAQPRVWGAQADAVNTAVARLARTIARHQPVSVLCRPAQLKQAQDRCGRDNIEFLEVPLDDIWVRDYGGCFVTDGQGGLGLVDFNFNGWGGKQSARNDGAVAPWLAQVTGATLLESDLVGEGGGIEVDGHGTAILTESCWVNRNRNPDWSRADIEAELEHHLGLRKVIWLPGIAGKDITDAHVDFYARFVRPGVVIANLDNDPESYDYDLTREHLRILRGATDDDGRRLQVHTLPPPQDGRDNVHTRDNDDLAMGYINYLPINGAVVAPQFGDDEADGFCRELLEDMYPGRVIEQVDIDAIAGGGGGIHCVTKNMPKVG
- a CDS encoding LysR family transcriptional regulator translates to MLKHWPPLNALRGFEAAARLGSFHRAAEELHLTQSAISQQIRGLEASLQQPLFFRQGRSVTLTDAGIDLLETTQALLRQLASGIRRLDQYRKPNQLIVNASPAFARHWLVPRLAGFHRLHPDADLWLLTSEEAPDMTTQTLDVSVRDDLDSQAQCQHRVLLQDRLYPACHPALLATPAHERLTLHGEREMDWSQWQVQGGADVGQRREGMNFSEPGQLLDAACQGLGIALVSELLSARACEQGLLQALDDARVRGPRWSWLVHEDSAADPLVISFCEWLLASLPAEATSAAARA
- a CDS encoding SGNH/GDSL hydrolase family protein, encoding MRGPVELATATVVTLGLALASPLGAAEAVAVNPLLQTPIDQLRPDEVRFMQQRLADWPELQRYRDANARLPDAVPGQPRVVFFGDSITEGWGREGSAGFFPGKGWLNRGISGQTTAQMLVRFPQDVLALKPQVVVILAGTNDIAGNTGPSTQAMIEDNLHAMVNLARAHGIAVVLASVLPVSDYPWLPGTAPAPKVRALNTALKRYADAQQLVYLDYYTPMANAIGGLDPQLAEDGVHPTAKGYAVMAPLAESAVKRALQQK
- a CDS encoding DUF2268 domain-containing putative Zn-dependent protease (predicted Zn-dependent protease with a strongly conserved HExxH motif), with protein sequence MSMILRGLLALACAGVVGMATAAAPAGPQIVTDDVSRFYALYDNAGGKPSVAQLRGYMAEGSAGLAELAKARRVTPERIAESIASQPELYVQGRSCLAELPAVKQRLTQVFSNLQAIYPQAAFPPVTIAVGRGRPVGLTSKSGVIIGLEALCAADFMNPNVQDRFVHVIAHEYVHIQQTGLTDFEPGDPHATVLRVSLGEGIAEFIAELISGNVGNGRHAAWTRGREVHIESAFALDLDSTDLSPWLYNYKPGSQEPYDLGYWVGYRIAKAYYLQAKNKRDAVRALIQQDNPKAILAASGWTPGMWMPAKVTGVAARTAAR